The genomic segment ACCTCGCGGCGCGAGTAGCCCGACAGCCGGTTGAACAGGTGCGAGAGGTCCGCGCCGACCTGCGGGTCGGCGGTGAGCAGCCCCAGGTCCTCGTAGAGCCGTGCGGTCTTGGGGTGGTAGTTGCCGGTGCCGATGTGGCTGTAGCGGCGCAGCGTGTCGCCCTCCTGGCGGACCACGAGCGACAGCTTGCAGTGCGTCTTCAGCCCTACCAGGCCGTAGACGACGTGGCAGCCCGCCTCTTCCAGCTTCCGGGCCCACTTGATGTTGGCCTGCTCGTCGAAGCGGGCCTTGATCTCGACGAGGACGAGGACCTGCTTGCCCGCCTCGGCCGCGTCGATGAGCGCGTCCACGATCGGGGAGTCGCCGGAGGTGCGGTACAGCGTCTGCTTGATCGCCAGTACGTCCGGGTCGGCCGCCGCCTGGTCCAGGAAGGTCTGGACGGAGGTCGAGAAGGAGTCGTACGGGTGGTGCAGCAGCACATCGCGTTCGCGCAGCGCCGCGAAGATGTCGGGCGCCGACGCCGATTCGACCTCGGCCAGGTCGCGGTGGGTGCCGGCGATGTACTTGGGGTACTTCAGCTCCGGCCGGTCCAGGCCCGCTATCGCGAACAGCCCGGTCAGGTCGAGCGGGCCGGGCAGCGGATAGACCTCGGTGTGCTTCATCTTCAGCTCGTGCACGAGCAGGTCGAGCACCCGCGGAGCAATCGATTCTTCCACTTCGAGGCGCACCGGCGGCCCGAAGCGGCGCCGCATCAGTTCCCGCTCCAGGGCCTGGAGCAGGTTCTCGGTGTCGTCCTCCTCCACCTCCAGGTCCTCGTTGCGGGTGACCCGGAACATGTGGTGGTCCAGGACCTCCATCCCGGGGAAGAGCTCCTCCAGGTGCGCGGCGATGACGTCTTCCAGCGGGACGTAGCGCTGCGGGCTCGCCTCGAGGAAGCGGGAGAGGATCGGCGGCACCTTCACCCGGGCGAAGTGCTCGTGCCCGGAGACCGGGTTGCGGACGACGACGGCCAGGTTCAGGGACAGGCCGGAGATGTACGGGAACGGGTGCGCCGGGTCGACGGCCAGCGGCGTCAGCACGGGGAAGATCTGCTGGCGGAAGAGGGTGAACAGGCGGGCCTGCTCCTTCTCCGTGAGCTCCGCCCAGCGGATGACGTGTATGCCCTCGTCGGCCAGCTGCGGTGCGATGTCGTTCTGGAAGCAGGCGGCGTGCCGGGCCATGAGCTCGCGGGACCGGGTGAGGATCAGGTCCAG from the Streptomyces sp. RKAG293 genome contains:
- a CDS encoding RNA degradosome polyphosphate kinase, with amino-acid sequence MASMNQPGVPGQPKAAGTVSTAFRPQVVPDVEAAVGPATEGEADGDLPQGRFLDRERSWLAFNERVLELAEDPATPLLERANFLAIFASNLDEFFMVRVAGLKRRMATGVATRSASGLQPRDVLDLILTRSRELMARHAACFQNDIAPQLADEGIHVIRWAELTEKEQARLFTLFRQQIFPVLTPLAVDPAHPFPYISGLSLNLAVVVRNPVSGHEHFARVKVPPILSRFLEASPQRYVPLEDVIAAHLEELFPGMEVLDHHMFRVTRNEDLEVEEDDTENLLQALERELMRRRFGPPVRLEVEESIAPRVLDLLVHELKMKHTEVYPLPGPLDLTGLFAIAGLDRPELKYPKYIAGTHRDLAEVESASAPDIFAALRERDVLLHHPYDSFSTSVQTFLDQAAADPDVLAIKQTLYRTSGDSPIVDALIDAAEAGKQVLVLVEIKARFDEQANIKWARKLEEAGCHVVYGLVGLKTHCKLSLVVRQEGDTLRRYSHIGTGNYHPKTARLYEDLGLLTADPQVGADLSHLFNRLSGYSRREVYNRLLVAPRNLRDGLVSRIMEEITHHRAGRPAYIRMKLNSIVDEGIIDALYRASQAGVPVDIWVRGICAVRPGVAGLSENIRVRSTLGRFLEHSRVFIFGNGGEPEVWFGSADMMHRNLDRRIEALVRVADPAHRATLNRLLETGTADDTASWHLAADGNWTRHGTGPDGQPLRNVQEMLIDARRRRRGPATP